Proteins found in one Micromonospora sp. WMMD1082 genomic segment:
- a CDS encoding GNAT family N-acetyltransferase has protein sequence MEPVEITEDGLVLRPWRPADADTVHRAFQDPDIQRGTAVPRPFLPEHAQKFVAARTRQWELDTGAPFAVCAATTGELLGGCGLNAIDRNHELSEVGYWTAPWARGQGVAVRAVRALSRWSFDELKLRRLLWGARVGNHASRLVALRAGFRIEGRLRAADPAYGTHEWFGSLLPGDVPAPGEVGPAGPGTLEARRAAVFGRPQPTLFATASAHELGLRPMEERDLDDIVDTCRDPETLRWTTVPEGYERTDAEDFLSFVRGTWAAGSSACFVITDAADRYAGSIDLRLSATDPLVADVGFVTAPSARGRGYQPAALAAVCAWGFTTLGLARIEWQAQVGNVASRRVAEKAGFTLEGTLRQALHHRGVRVDAWIGALLARDLT, from the coding sequence ATGGAGCCCGTGGAGATCACCGAGGACGGCCTGGTGCTGCGGCCGTGGCGCCCCGCCGACGCCGACACCGTGCACCGCGCCTTCCAGGACCCGGACATCCAGCGCGGGACCGCCGTACCCCGCCCGTTCCTGCCCGAACACGCACAGAAGTTCGTTGCCGCCCGGACCCGCCAGTGGGAACTCGACACCGGCGCGCCCTTCGCGGTCTGTGCGGCCACCACCGGCGAGTTGCTCGGCGGCTGCGGGCTCAACGCGATCGACCGCAACCACGAACTCAGCGAGGTCGGCTACTGGACCGCACCGTGGGCACGCGGTCAGGGCGTCGCCGTGCGCGCCGTCCGGGCGCTGTCCCGCTGGTCCTTCGACGAGTTGAAGCTGCGCCGGCTGCTCTGGGGTGCCCGGGTGGGCAACCACGCCTCCCGGCTGGTGGCGCTGCGCGCCGGGTTCCGGATCGAGGGCAGACTGCGCGCCGCCGACCCGGCGTACGGCACCCACGAGTGGTTCGGCTCGCTGCTCCCCGGCGACGTACCTGCTCCCGGCGAGGTCGGTCCGGCGGGTCCGGGCACGCTGGAAGCCCGTCGGGCGGCCGTCTTCGGCCGGCCGCAGCCCACCCTGTTCGCCACCGCCAGCGCACACGAGCTGGGTCTGCGCCCGATGGAGGAGCGCGACCTCGACGACATCGTCGACACCTGCCGCGACCCCGAGACGCTGCGCTGGACGACGGTCCCGGAGGGCTACGAGCGCACGGACGCCGAGGATTTCCTGTCCTTCGTCCGGGGCACCTGGGCCGCCGGCAGCAGCGCCTGCTTCGTCATCACCGACGCCGCCGACCGGTACGCCGGCTCGATCGACCTGCGGCTGTCGGCCACCGACCCGCTGGTGGCCGACGTCGGCTTCGTCACCGCACCATCCGCCCGGGGCCGGGGCTACCAGCCGGCGGCACTGGCCGCGGTCTGTGCCTGGGGCTTCACGACGCTCGGGCTGGCCCGGATCGAATGGCAGGCCCAGGTGGGCAACGTCGCCTCCCGGCGGGTCGCCGAGAAGGCCGGCTTCACCCTGGAGGGCACGCTCCGTCAGGCGCTGCACCACCGTGGCGTCCGGGTGGACGCCTGGATCGGCGCGCTGCTCGCACGGGATCTGACGTGA
- the pruA gene encoding L-glutamate gamma-semialdehyde dehydrogenase, with amino-acid sequence MDAVFSVPEPQNEPVRTYEPGSTDAERLQRRLTELAAERIDLPMTIAGEQRMAGGEPIQVVQPHRRAHVLGVTGHATHDDARAAVKAAKDAAPGWRALPFEERAAIFLRAAELLSGPWRDTLNAATMLGQSKTVVQAEIDSACEFIDFLRFNVHFARRLLAEQPMSSAGVWNRFDHRPLEGFVYAVTPFNFTAIAGNLPSAPALLGNTVVWKPGPTQQFAAHFTMRLFEAAGLPPGVINMVTGRGEEVSDVVLADPDLAGIHFTGSTKVFQHLWRTVGENIATYRGYPRLVGETGGKDFVVAHSSADADALHTALIRGAFEYQGQKCSAASRAYLPRSLWEGGLRDRLAATADGLAYGDVTDFRNFGGAVIDDKAFSRHTAALELISTDDSCRTIAGGTADDSVGWFVRPTIFECGDPAHETFTTEYFGPILGVHVFDDARFDEVVAQAESIAPYALTGSIFATDRRVVDAVAERMRYAAGNFYINDKPTGAVVGQQPFGGARASGTNDKAGSWHNLVRWTSPRTIKETFVPPTDHTYPHMH; translated from the coding sequence ATGGACGCCGTGTTCTCCGTACCCGAGCCGCAGAACGAGCCGGTGCGCACCTACGAGCCGGGCAGCACCGACGCCGAACGGCTCCAGCGGCGGCTGACCGAGCTGGCCGCCGAGCGGATCGACCTGCCGATGACCATCGCGGGCGAGCAGCGGATGGCCGGCGGCGAGCCGATCCAGGTGGTGCAGCCGCACCGGCGCGCTCACGTGCTCGGGGTCACCGGGCACGCCACCCACGACGACGCGCGGGCCGCCGTCAAGGCGGCCAAGGACGCCGCGCCGGGATGGCGGGCGCTGCCCTTCGAGGAGCGGGCGGCGATCTTCCTGCGCGCCGCCGAGCTGCTCTCCGGCCCGTGGCGGGACACCCTCAACGCGGCCACCATGCTCGGCCAGTCGAAGACCGTCGTGCAGGCGGAGATCGACTCGGCCTGCGAGTTCATCGACTTCCTCCGGTTCAACGTGCACTTCGCCCGCAGGCTGCTTGCCGAGCAGCCGATGTCGTCGGCCGGGGTGTGGAACCGGTTCGACCACCGGCCGCTGGAGGGCTTCGTCTACGCGGTCACGCCGTTCAACTTCACCGCGATCGCCGGTAACCTGCCCTCGGCGCCGGCCCTGCTCGGCAACACGGTGGTCTGGAAGCCGGGGCCGACCCAGCAGTTCGCGGCCCACTTCACCATGCGGCTCTTCGAGGCGGCCGGCCTGCCGCCCGGCGTGATCAACATGGTCACCGGCCGGGGTGAGGAGGTCTCCGATGTGGTGCTGGCCGACCCCGACCTGGCCGGCATCCACTTCACCGGGTCCACCAAGGTCTTCCAGCACCTCTGGCGCACAGTGGGGGAGAACATCGCCACCTACCGCGGCTACCCGAGGCTGGTCGGGGAGACCGGGGGCAAGGACTTCGTGGTCGCCCACTCCAGCGCCGACGCCGACGCGCTGCACACCGCCCTGATCCGCGGCGCCTTCGAGTACCAGGGTCAGAAGTGCTCCGCCGCCTCCCGGGCGTACCTCCCTCGGTCGCTCTGGGAGGGCGGCCTGCGCGACCGGCTGGCCGCCACCGCCGACGGGCTGGCCTACGGCGACGTCACCGACTTCCGCAACTTCGGCGGCGCGGTGATCGACGACAAGGCGTTCTCCCGGCACACCGCCGCGCTGGAGCTGATCTCCACCGACGACAGCTGCCGGACCATCGCCGGTGGCACCGCCGACGACTCGGTCGGCTGGTTCGTCCGACCGACGATCTTCGAATGCGGCGACCCGGCACACGAGACGTTCACCACCGAGTACTTCGGGCCGATCCTCGGCGTGCACGTCTTCGACGACGCCCGCTTCGACGAGGTGGTCGCCCAGGCCGAGTCGATCGCCCCGTACGCGCTGACCGGGTCGATCTTCGCCACCGACCGCCGGGTGGTCGACGCGGTGGCCGAGCGGATGCGGTACGCGGCCGGCAACTTCTACATCAACGACAAGCCCACCGGCGCAGTGGTCGGGCAGCAGCCCTTCGGTGGCGCCCGGGCCAGCGGTACCAACGACAAGGCCGGCTCCTGGCACAACCTGGTCCGCTGGACGTCGCCCCGGACGATCAAGGAGACCTTCGTCCCGCCCACCGACCACACCTACCCCCACATGCACTGA
- the prfB gene encoding peptide chain release factor 2 — MTAADFAEQLKDLDATLRNIEAVLDLDRLRADKARLEQEASAPDLWDDQARAQQVTSQLSYVNGEIDKLGSLRSRLDDARVLLELAEAESDSGVLTEVETEIAGLGKAIQEMEVRTLLSGEYDSREALVAIRAGAGGVDAADFAEMLLRMYLRWAERHGYPTEVYETSYAEEAGLKSATFTVKVPYAFGTLSVESGTHRLVRISPFDNQGRRQTSFAGVEVLPVVEQTDHIDIPENEMRIDVYRSSGPGGQSVNTTDSAVRITHIPTGIVVTCQNEKSQLQNKASALRVLQARLLERKRQEEQAKLQGLKTDAAGSWGDQMRSYVLHPYQMVKDLRTEQETGNPSAVFDGELDSFIEAGIRWRKQQQLAGDSA; from the coding sequence GTGACCGCTGCCGACTTCGCCGAACAGCTCAAGGACCTCGACGCCACCCTGCGCAACATCGAGGCGGTGCTCGACCTCGACCGCCTCCGCGCGGACAAGGCCCGCCTGGAGCAGGAGGCATCCGCCCCGGATCTCTGGGACGACCAGGCCCGCGCCCAACAGGTGACCTCGCAGCTGTCGTACGTCAACGGCGAGATCGACAAGCTCGGCAGCCTGCGGTCGCGGCTGGACGACGCGCGCGTACTGCTGGAACTGGCCGAGGCGGAGTCCGACTCGGGGGTGCTCACCGAGGTCGAGACGGAGATCGCCGGGCTCGGCAAGGCGATCCAGGAGATGGAGGTCCGCACCCTGCTCTCCGGCGAGTACGACTCCCGGGAGGCGCTGGTGGCCATCCGGGCGGGCGCCGGGGGCGTGGACGCGGCCGACTTCGCCGAGATGCTGCTGCGGATGTACCTGCGCTGGGCCGAGCGGCACGGATACCCGACCGAGGTCTACGAGACCTCGTACGCCGAGGAGGCGGGCCTGAAGTCGGCCACCTTCACGGTCAAGGTCCCGTACGCCTTCGGCACGCTCAGCGTGGAGTCCGGCACGCACCGGCTGGTGCGGATCAGCCCGTTCGACAACCAGGGCCGGCGGCAGACCAGCTTCGCCGGGGTCGAGGTGCTGCCGGTGGTCGAGCAGACCGACCACATCGACATCCCCGAGAACGAGATGCGGATCGACGTCTACCGCTCCTCGGGCCCGGGCGGGCAGAGCGTCAACACCACCGACTCGGCGGTGCGGATCACCCACATCCCGACGGGCATCGTGGTGACCTGCCAGAACGAGAAGTCGCAGCTACAGAACAAGGCCTCCGCGTTGCGCGTGCTGCAGGCCCGGCTGCTGGAGCGCAAGCGCCAGGAGGAGCAGGCCAAGCTTCAGGGCCTCAAGACCGACGCGGCGGGCTCCTGGGGTGACCAGATGCGCTCGTACGTGTTGCACCCGTATCAGATGGTGAAGGATCTGCGTACCGAGCAGGAGACCGGCAACCCGAGCGCGGTCTTCGACGGTGAGCTGGACTCCTTCATCGAGGCGGGGATCCGGTGGCGCAAGCAGCAGCAACTCGCCGGCGACAGCGCGTGA
- the secA gene encoding preprotein translocase subunit SecA: protein MSILEKVLRAGEGRMVRRLKAIAAAVNSIEDDYVNLTDDELRDMTEQFRERLAEGETLDDLLPEAFAVCREAAARVLGQRPYDVQVMGGAALHFGNIAEMKTGEGKTLTSVMPVYLNALSAKGVHVITVNDYLAQRDAAWMGRVHEFLGLTVGVVLPNRPAAEHRAAYECDITYGTNNEFGFDYLRDNMAWSKEELVQRGHNFAVVDEVDSILIDEARTPLIISGPAEHSARWYGEFAAVVARLQVGKDGEGDYEVDFSKRTIAVTERGVAKVEDRLGIDNLYESVNTPLVGYLNNAIKAKELYKRDKDYIVSDGEVLIVDEFTGRILHGRRYNEGMHQAIEAKEGVEIKQENQTLATITLQNYFRLYDKLSGMTGTAQTEAGEFNKVYKVGVVTIPTHRPMVREDRADVIYKTEKAKFNAVVEDIAERHQAGQPVLVGTVSVENSEILSQLLRRRGIPHSVLNAKFHAREAEIVAQAGRRGAVTVATNMAGRGTDILLGGNPEFLAASELHQRGLDPLENAEEYEKALEEVLPTWKQACDAEAEEVAAAGGLYVLGTERHESRRIDNQLRGRSGRQGDPGESRFYLSLQDDLMKRFRSGAVEAVMDRFNIPEDVPIESKMVTRQIKGAQAQIEGQNAEIRKNVLKYDEVMNKQRQVIYAERLRVLNGEDLSDQVRNMIDDTVEAYVRGATSEGYAEDWDLEQLWSNLKQLYPVGVTVEELEEEAGGSRASIDADFLVARLKEDAHAAYDRREEQLGTEGTRQLERMVLLQVIDRKWREHLYEMDYLQEGISLRAYAQRDPVVEYQREGFAMFTTMMEGIKEETVGFLYNLEVQVNEPEPEAEEVQLLDKPVEIRAKGLGRAPQQQGLQYSAPTIDGEAGAGGVAVQREEQRAPALGIGRPDPGTPAAPGRTAPAAPQRPSSGLRGPAAPVGAARQPAPGQATASNGPSRNAPCPCGSGRKYKRCHGAPGGPSAN, encoded by the coding sequence GTGTCGATTCTGGAAAAGGTCCTCCGCGCGGGCGAGGGGCGCATGGTGCGCCGCCTCAAGGCGATCGCCGCCGCCGTCAACTCGATCGAGGACGACTACGTCAACCTCACCGACGACGAGCTGCGCGACATGACCGAGCAGTTCAGGGAACGGCTCGCCGAGGGCGAGACCCTGGACGACCTCCTGCCCGAGGCGTTCGCGGTCTGCCGCGAGGCGGCGGCCCGGGTGCTCGGCCAGCGGCCGTACGACGTGCAGGTGATGGGTGGCGCGGCGCTGCACTTCGGCAACATCGCCGAGATGAAGACCGGTGAGGGTAAGACCCTGACCTCGGTCATGCCGGTCTACCTCAACGCGCTGTCCGCCAAGGGCGTGCACGTGATCACCGTCAACGACTATCTGGCCCAGCGTGACGCCGCCTGGATGGGTCGGGTGCACGAGTTCCTCGGGCTGACCGTCGGCGTGGTGCTGCCCAACCGGCCGGCCGCCGAGCACCGCGCGGCGTACGAGTGCGACATCACCTACGGCACGAACAACGAGTTCGGCTTCGACTACCTGCGCGACAACATGGCCTGGTCGAAGGAGGAACTGGTCCAGCGCGGCCACAACTTCGCCGTGGTCGACGAGGTCGACTCCATCCTGATCGACGAGGCCCGCACCCCGCTGATCATCTCCGGTCCGGCCGAGCACTCCGCCCGCTGGTACGGCGAGTTCGCCGCCGTGGTGGCCCGCCTACAGGTGGGCAAGGACGGCGAGGGCGACTACGAGGTCGACTTCTCCAAGCGCACCATCGCGGTCACCGAGCGCGGCGTGGCCAAGGTCGAGGACCGGCTCGGCATCGACAACCTCTACGAGTCGGTGAACACTCCTCTGGTCGGCTACCTGAACAACGCGATCAAGGCGAAGGAGCTCTACAAGCGCGACAAGGACTACATCGTCAGCGACGGCGAGGTCCTGATCGTCGACGAGTTCACCGGCCGCATCCTGCACGGCCGCCGCTACAACGAGGGCATGCACCAGGCGATCGAGGCCAAGGAGGGGGTGGAGATCAAGCAGGAGAACCAGACCCTGGCCACCATCACCCTGCAGAACTACTTCCGCCTCTACGACAAGCTCTCCGGCATGACCGGTACCGCCCAGACCGAGGCGGGCGAGTTCAACAAGGTCTACAAGGTCGGCGTGGTGACCATCCCGACGCACCGGCCGATGGTCCGGGAGGATCGGGCCGACGTCATCTACAAGACCGAGAAGGCCAAGTTCAACGCCGTCGTCGAGGACATCGCCGAGCGGCACCAGGCCGGGCAGCCGGTGCTGGTCGGCACGGTCTCGGTGGAGAACTCCGAGATCCTGTCCCAGCTGCTGCGCCGCCGGGGCATCCCGCACTCGGTGCTGAACGCGAAGTTCCACGCCCGGGAGGCGGAGATCGTCGCCCAGGCCGGTCGCAGGGGCGCGGTCACGGTGGCCACCAACATGGCCGGCCGAGGCACCGACATCCTGCTCGGCGGCAACCCGGAGTTCCTCGCCGCCAGCGAGCTGCACCAGCGTGGGCTCGACCCGCTGGAGAACGCCGAGGAGTACGAGAAGGCCCTCGAAGAGGTCCTGCCGACGTGGAAGCAGGCCTGTGACGCCGAGGCGGAGGAGGTCGCCGCCGCCGGCGGGCTCTACGTGCTGGGCACCGAGCGGCACGAGTCCCGGCGGATCGACAACCAGCTGCGCGGCCGGTCCGGCCGGCAGGGCGACCCGGGCGAGTCGCGGTTCTACCTGTCGCTGCAGGACGACCTGATGAAGCGGTTCCGCTCCGGCGCGGTGGAGGCGGTCATGGACCGCTTCAACATCCCGGAGGACGTGCCCATCGAGTCGAAGATGGTCACCCGGCAGATCAAGGGCGCGCAGGCCCAGATCGAGGGGCAGAACGCCGAGATCCGCAAGAACGTCCTCAAGTACGACGAGGTCATGAACAAGCAGCGCCAGGTGATCTACGCCGAGCGGCTGCGCGTACTCAACGGCGAGGATCTCTCCGACCAGGTCCGCAACATGATCGACGACACCGTCGAGGCGTACGTGCGGGGGGCCACCTCCGAGGGCTACGCGGAGGACTGGGATCTCGAGCAGCTCTGGTCCAACCTCAAGCAGCTCTACCCGGTGGGCGTCACCGTCGAGGAGCTGGAGGAGGAGGCCGGCGGGTCGCGGGCCAGCATCGACGCCGACTTTCTGGTCGCCCGGCTCAAGGAGGACGCGCACGCCGCGTACGACCGGCGCGAGGAGCAGCTCGGCACCGAGGGCACCCGGCAGCTGGAGCGCATGGTGCTGCTCCAGGTCATCGACCGGAAGTGGCGCGAGCACCTCTACGAGATGGACTACCTCCAGGAGGGCATCTCGCTGCGGGCGTACGCCCAGCGCGACCCGGTGGTGGAATACCAGCGCGAGGGCTTCGCCATGTTCACCACCATGATGGAGGGCATCAAGGAGGAGACGGTCGGCTTCCTCTACAACCTCGAGGTGCAGGTCAACGAGCCGGAGCCGGAGGCCGAGGAGGTCCAGCTGCTGGACAAGCCGGTGGAGATCCGGGCCAAGGGTCTGGGCCGCGCGCCGCAGCAGCAGGGGTTGCAGTATTCCGCGCCGACCATCGACGGCGAGGCCGGTGCCGGTGGGGTCGCGGTGCAGCGTGAGGAGCAGCGGGCTCCCGCGCTCGGCATCGGTCGCCCGGACCCGGGCACCCCGGCGGCACCGGGGCGGACGGCCCCGGCCGCGCCGCAGCGCCCGAGCTCCGGTCTGCGTGGCCCCGCGGCTCCGGTCGGCGCGGCCCGCCAGCCGGCACCGGGGCAGGCGACCGCCAGCAACGGTCCGTCGCGCAACGCGCCGTGCCCCTGCGGCTCGGGCCGCAAGTACAAGCGCTGCCACGGCGCCCCCGGCGGCCCGTCGGCCAACTGA
- the ftsE gene encoding cell division ATP-binding protein FtsE, with amino-acid sequence MIQLEQVTKTYPKASRPSLDNVSVSIDKGEFVFFIGPSGSGKSTIIKMLLHEVTPNKGRVVVNGKDVTSMRSWKRPHFRRSIGCVFQDFRLLPNRTAYENVAFALEVIGKTKAVARRVVPEVLELVGLGGKEHRYPHELSGGEQQRVAVARAFVNRPLILLADEPTGNLDPDTSIEIMRLLDRINRTGTTVVMVTHDSNIVNQMRRRVIEIESGRIVRDQARGVYG; translated from the coding sequence GTGATTCAGCTTGAGCAAGTGACGAAGACGTACCCGAAGGCGTCGCGGCCTTCGCTCGACAACGTGTCCGTGTCGATCGACAAGGGCGAGTTCGTCTTCTTCATCGGTCCATCCGGCTCCGGCAAGTCCACGATCATCAAGATGCTGCTGCACGAGGTGACCCCCAACAAGGGGCGCGTCGTCGTCAACGGCAAGGATGTCACGTCGATGCGGTCCTGGAAGCGCCCGCACTTCCGCCGCTCCATCGGCTGCGTCTTCCAGGACTTCCGGCTGCTGCCCAACCGCACCGCGTACGAGAACGTGGCCTTCGCGCTGGAGGTGATCGGCAAGACCAAGGCGGTGGCCCGCCGGGTCGTGCCGGAGGTGCTGGAACTGGTCGGCCTCGGTGGCAAGGAGCACCGCTACCCACACGAGCTCTCCGGTGGTGAGCAGCAGCGCGTGGCGGTGGCGCGGGCGTTCGTGAACCGCCCGCTGATCCTGCTGGCGGACGAGCCGACCGGAAACCTGGACCCGGACACGTCCATCGAGATCATGCGCCTGCTGGACCGGATCAACCGCACCGGCACGACCGTCGTGATGGTCACGCACGACTCCAACATCGTGAACCAGATGCGCCGCCGGGTCATTGAGATCGAGAGCGGCCGCATCGTTCGCGACCAGGCCCGCGGCGTCTACGGGTGA
- a CDS encoding PadR family transcriptional regulator, which yields MAESGVNPTAAALLGLLHEGPMTGGQLMAAAERRLAPYWSMTRSQVYRELPVLAERGFVRLGKPGPRMSQPYAITAAGKRTFSRWLAEDPGRDTIRNPIALRIAFGELHSPSQLKNLQAAANEYHTDALARVREQVKNAKKEGDTYDASALEFAVAYHRAALSWLKSAPAG from the coding sequence ATGGCGGAATCCGGAGTCAACCCCACGGCGGCGGCCCTGCTCGGGCTGCTCCATGAGGGTCCCATGACAGGTGGCCAGTTGATGGCCGCCGCCGAGCGCCGGCTGGCGCCGTACTGGTCGATGACCCGCAGCCAGGTCTACCGGGAGTTGCCGGTGCTGGCCGAGCGAGGTTTCGTCCGGTTGGGTAAGCCCGGGCCGCGGATGAGTCAGCCGTACGCGATCACGGCAGCCGGAAAACGGACATTCTCCCGCTGGCTGGCAGAGGACCCGGGGCGGGACACCATCCGCAACCCGATCGCCCTGCGCATCGCCTTCGGCGAACTGCACTCTCCGAGCCAGCTGAAGAACCTCCAGGCCGCGGCCAACGAGTACCACACGGACGCGCTGGCCCGGGTCCGCGAGCAGGTCAAGAACGCCAAGAAGGAAGGCGACACGTACGACGCGAGCGCGTTGGAGTTCGCCGTGGCGTACCATCGCGCCGCCCTGTCCTGGCTCAAGAGCGCCCCCGCCGGCTGA
- a CDS encoding helix-turn-helix domain-containing protein — translation MEPRFLLLSDVATELNVSDSQVYHMVRSGELPAIKIGGRGQWRVERARLEEYIQHKYAETAEWVRGNPLTERDPE, via the coding sequence GTGGAGCCCAGGTTCCTGCTCCTGTCCGACGTGGCCACCGAGCTGAACGTGTCCGACTCGCAGGTCTACCACATGGTACGCAGCGGCGAACTGCCCGCGATCAAGATCGGCGGCCGGGGTCAGTGGCGCGTGGAGCGGGCCCGCCTGGAGGAGTACATCCAGCACAAGTACGCGGAGACCGCCGAGTGGGTACGCGGTAACCCGCTGACCGAGCGCGACCCCGAGTAG
- a CDS encoding Rv3235 family protein: MTDLQRPGPARPPVRLRPAPALDPPFLDEAAAGWRPADGQLALDLFAADRQWPTGREPDRPPTRWGAPRSGLRSVAPGTPTSHDSGPRTRPAPARPDPKVARHLPPGALATATPAANRVAHRFVATCLEVLNGFRPPVQLRRQLDPARAAQLLPELARATARGAPARRRSTRAGLRLRQLRVCQPRPAAIEAAAVLTGAAGRSWAMALRLEHRRGNWLCTDLRVL; this comes from the coding sequence ATGACCGACCTCCAGCGACCCGGGCCGGCGCGACCGCCCGTGCGGTTGCGCCCCGCGCCCGCCCTCGACCCGCCCTTCCTCGACGAGGCAGCCGCCGGCTGGCGGCCGGCCGACGGTCAACTCGCGCTCGACCTCTTCGCCGCCGACCGGCAGTGGCCCACCGGCCGTGAGCCGGACCGGCCGCCCACCCGGTGGGGCGCCCCCCGCTCCGGTCTCCGGTCGGTCGCACCGGGCACACCGACATCGCACGACTCCGGCCCGCGAACCCGACCCGCCCCGGCCAGGCCGGACCCGAAAGTGGCCCGGCACCTGCCGCCCGGGGCACTGGCCACCGCCACCCCGGCGGCGAATCGGGTCGCCCACCGGTTCGTCGCCACCTGCCTGGAGGTGCTCAACGGCTTCCGGCCGCCGGTGCAGTTACGGCGCCAGCTCGACCCGGCCCGGGCCGCACAGCTGCTGCCCGAGCTGGCCCGCGCCACCGCCCGCGGAGCACCGGCGCGGCGCCGCTCGACCCGTGCCGGCCTCCGGCTGCGTCAACTGCGCGTCTGCCAGCCCCGGCCGGCCGCCATCGAGGCCGCCGCGGTGCTCACCGGCGCCGCCGGACGCAGCTGGGCGATGGCGTTGCGCCTGGAGCACCGGCGGGGCAACTGGCTCTGCACCGACCTGCGCGTCCTCTGA
- the ftsX gene encoding permease-like cell division protein FtsX yields the protein MRMKYVMSEVLVGLWRNVTMTIAMIITLAVSLTMLGASGLIYTKVADMKQLYFENIEVSIFLTGDVTEEQRASIGTQLESDPLVSQVTYVNKDEAFQRFQEMFRDSPDLLSAVKADQLPESYRLKLVDPQEYKTISDQYASVEGVDQVVDQSQVLDKIFNLFTAGQNIALAAAVAMAIAALLLVANTIQVAAYSKRREVAVMKLVGASNWFIQAPFVLEAVVAGLIGSILGLGALIALKIFLFDGALSALQGLFAPVSWGEVLLTFPVMAAVGGLISAVTAWVTLRFYLRV from the coding sequence ATGCGGATGAAATACGTCATGTCCGAGGTACTGGTCGGACTGTGGCGCAACGTGACCATGACCATCGCGATGATCATCACGCTGGCGGTCTCGTTGACCATGCTCGGTGCCAGCGGCCTGATCTACACCAAGGTCGCGGACATGAAGCAGTTGTACTTCGAGAACATCGAGGTCTCGATCTTCCTGACCGGTGATGTCACCGAGGAGCAGCGCGCCTCGATCGGCACCCAGTTGGAGTCCGACCCGCTGGTCTCGCAGGTCACCTACGTCAACAAGGACGAGGCGTTCCAGCGCTTCCAGGAGATGTTCCGGGACTCGCCCGACCTGCTGAGCGCGGTCAAGGCGGACCAGCTGCCGGAGTCGTACCGGCTCAAGCTGGTCGACCCGCAGGAGTACAAGACCATCTCCGACCAGTACGCCTCGGTCGAGGGGGTCGACCAGGTCGTCGACCAGAGCCAGGTGCTCGACAAGATCTTCAACCTCTTCACCGCCGGGCAGAACATCGCGCTGGCCGCCGCCGTCGCGATGGCCATCGCCGCCCTGCTGCTGGTCGCCAACACCATCCAGGTCGCCGCGTACAGCAAGCGGCGTGAGGTCGCGGTCATGAAGCTGGTCGGTGCGTCCAACTGGTTCATCCAGGCGCCGTTCGTGCTGGAGGCGGTGGTCGCCGGCCTGATCGGCTCGATCCTGGGCCTCGGTGCCCTGATCGCCCTCAAGATCTTCCTGTTCGACGGTGCGCTCAGCGCCCTACAGGGGCTGTTCGCGCCGGTGAGCTGGGGCGAGGTGTTGCTGACCTTCCCGGTGATGGCCGCCGTCGGTGGCCTGATCAGCGCGGTCACCGCCTGGGTCACCCTCCGTTTCTACCTGCGGGTCTAG